One Chryseobacterium wanjuense genomic region harbors:
- a CDS encoding methyltransferase domain-containing protein, with the protein MPWNPEVYNQFKNIRFKPFFDLADLISEENPMKAIDLGCGTGEQTAILSEKFPKATFIGIDSSSEMLEKSKALENERLQFRQATTEEVLESDENWDLIFSNAALQWSDNHQDLFPKLISKLNTHGQLAIQMPYQPGNILNQILFELADEEPFKTQLNSWNRPSAVLTIDEYAQILFDNGIENLNLFQKVYPIIAEDHETLFNFISGSALIPYLERLDEEQQSVFTAEFKKRIAASFPKLPAIYSFKRILLYGRKIIK; encoded by the coding sequence ATGCCCTGGAATCCTGAAGTTTACAACCAATTTAAAAATATCCGTTTTAAGCCTTTTTTTGATCTTGCCGATCTCATTAGTGAAGAAAATCCGATGAAAGCGATCGATCTGGGATGCGGAACGGGCGAACAGACCGCCATTCTTTCAGAGAAATTTCCGAAGGCGACATTTATAGGGATCGATTCGTCTTCCGAAATGCTTGAAAAATCCAAAGCACTTGAAAATGAACGACTTCAGTTTCGACAAGCGACAACGGAAGAAGTTTTGGAAAGCGATGAAAACTGGGATCTTATTTTCAGCAATGCTGCTTTGCAATGGTCTGACAATCATCAGGATTTGTTCCCGAAACTGATTTCAAAACTGAATACTCACGGTCAATTGGCTATACAAATGCCCTATCAGCCGGGCAATATTCTTAATCAGATTTTGTTTGAACTGGCAGACGAGGAGCCTTTCAAGACACAGTTGAACAGCTGGAACCGCCCGTCTGCAGTGCTTACGATCGACGAATATGCGCAGATTTTGTTCGATAATGGGATCGAAAATCTGAATTTGTTCCAGAAGGTGTATCCTATCATTGCGGAAGATCATGAAACGTTGTTCAATTTTATTTCAGGATCGGCGCTGATCCCTTATCTGGAAAGGCTTGATGAAGAACAACAGTCGGTCTTTACAGCGGAATTTAAGAAACGTATTGCGGCCAGCTTTCCGAAACTTCCGGCAATCTATTCATTCAAAAGAATCTTATTGTACGGTCGAAAAATAATTAAGTAA
- a CDS encoding Lrp/AsnC family transcriptional regulator, protein MATENYTPDEKDLSILRILQKDAKLSVRDVANKINLSPTPTHERIKRMEKLGIIKEYTTVVDRKKVNKGMMVICMIALNVHNKKTAGKFIEEVGKLNEVVEFYNISGDFDFMLKILAPNMDEFHEFFVNKLSEIEGIGQTKSIFVMNSIKESAQIL, encoded by the coding sequence ATGGCAACGGAAAATTATACACCAGACGAAAAAGACCTTTCTATTCTTAGAATCCTGCAGAAAGACGCCAAACTGAGTGTCCGTGATGTTGCGAATAAAATTAACCTGAGCCCGACTCCGACCCACGAACGCATCAAAAGAATGGAGAAACTGGGAATTATTAAGGAATATACGACCGTTGTCGACCGCAAAAAAGTGAATAAAGGAATGATGGTGATCTGTATGATCGCCCTTAATGTTCACAATAAAAAAACAGCAGGAAAATTCATCGAGGAAGTTGGAAAGCTGAATGAAGTGGTAGAATTTTACAACATCAGCGGGGATTTTGATTTTATGCTAAAAATTTTAGCTCCGAATATGGATGAATTTCATGAATTTTTTGTCAATAAATTATCCGAAATCGAAGGAATCGGGCAGACAAAAAGTATTTTCGTGATGAATAGTATTAAGGAAAGTGCTCAGATTCTTTGA
- a CDS encoding MFS transporter — protein MDRKNLILILASAGTFVEALDIAIINLTIPSIQEQFGIGAETVQWLQTLYVLFFGGFLIIGGKLSDQIGRKKIFLLGCLIFMLTSLGAGLSTNFETLAIFRALQGLGAAFIMPSAMSIVTNTFTGDQERNRAIGIFSSFAAIGSGSGLSLGGIISTYLSWHWVFLINVPILFITLIFAYQYLPKDEKSGKSQKTDVASGILLVLGLLSLTYGTHELIHIKEQTFMVVASLILSVLLLALVFYRLKSVSQPLIDLKLFKHQSLLVSNFAFVALGAFFIGFLFLISLMLQKDMNHSAASAGLLLVPFSVMSALVAKFVLPHISRRLNSTQMGIFGWIFMLTGALSLLISVYFGHPLPLVLLGAACISGVGMTFCFTALSVLGIQDVEPSSYGVASSLSSTSYFLGAGIGLSFMTLMSQIFPSEWAVGNLSLLILIGYSVAALGMLFYFIVKNVKVKQTEMAVS, from the coding sequence ATGGACAGGAAGAATTTGATATTAATTTTAGCATCGGCGGGAACATTTGTAGAGGCTTTGGATATTGCCATTATTAATCTTACAATTCCTTCGATTCAGGAGCAATTTGGTATTGGTGCGGAGACGGTGCAATGGCTTCAGACACTGTATGTATTGTTTTTCGGAGGTTTTTTAATTATCGGTGGAAAACTCTCAGATCAGATTGGTAGGAAGAAAATTTTTCTTTTAGGATGCCTGATTTTTATGCTGACTTCTTTGGGAGCTGGCTTGTCCACAAACTTTGAAACACTGGCCATTTTCAGGGCGCTGCAAGGTCTTGGAGCGGCTTTCATCATGCCTTCTGCCATGTCGATTGTGACGAATACTTTTACGGGAGATCAGGAAAGAAACCGGGCGATCGGGATTTTCAGTTCGTTTGCTGCGATTGGCTCTGGAAGCGGCCTTTCGCTGGGCGGAATTATCAGTACTTATCTGAGTTGGCATTGGGTTTTTCTCATCAATGTTCCGATTCTTTTTATTACGTTAATATTTGCCTATCAATACCTTCCGAAAGATGAAAAATCCGGAAAATCTCAGAAAACAGATGTCGCATCAGGTATTTTATTGGTGTTGGGATTATTGAGTTTGACATACGGAACGCACGAATTAATTCACATTAAAGAACAAACTTTCATGGTTGTTGCTTCTTTAATTTTGTCGGTTTTATTGCTGGCTTTGGTATTTTATCGCTTAAAATCGGTGTCGCAGCCGTTGATTGATTTAAAATTATTTAAACATCAATCTTTACTGGTTTCCAATTTTGCCTTTGTTGCGTTGGGTGCGTTTTTCATCGGATTTTTGTTCCTGATTTCACTGATGCTGCAAAAAGATATGAATCACAGTGCGGCTTCTGCGGGATTACTGCTGGTTCCTTTCAGTGTGATGTCTGCTTTGGTAGCGAAGTTTGTCCTGCCTCATATTTCCAGAAGATTAAATTCTACACAAATGGGAATTTTTGGTTGGATTTTCATGCTAACCGGTGCTTTATCTTTATTAATTTCCGTTTACTTCGGACATCCGTTGCCGTTGGTTTTGTTGGGGGCGGCCTGTATTTCCGGAGTCGGAATGACGTTTTGCTTTACCGCTTTGTCGGTGTTGGGAATCCAGGATGTGGAACCTTCAAGTTATGGGGTGGCTTCAAGTTTAAGCTCTACAAGTTACTTTTTAGGAGCGGGAATCGGATTGTCTTTCATGACTTTAATGAGTCAGATTTTCCCTTCAGAATGGGCAGTCGGAAATTTGAGTTTACTCATACTTATCGGGTATTCGGTAGCTGCTTTGGGAATGTTGTTTTATTTTATAGTTAAAAATGTAAAGGTGAAACAGACGGAAATGGCAGTTTCGTAA
- a CDS encoding metallophosphoesterase — protein MKIQIISDLHQEFGYTDLSFDKADVVVLAGDVNLGTKGIDWIKTKIQDKPVIYVLGNHEYYKGSYPKTLNKIKESAQDSNVFVLEDDFVDIDGIRFHGATLWTDFSIFGDPRYYGFVCQNGMNDFKQIRRDPSYSKMRSIDIFKIHQISRAWLQESLENSKGLKNIVVTHHAPSLQSTPAHFKEDPLTSAYVSNLEDFILEHRPLYWIHGHIHTPSRYKIGETEVICNPHGYVVDEYNGYEKELIIEV, from the coding sequence ATGAAAATACAAATCATCAGTGATCTGCATCAGGAATTTGGATATACCGATTTATCTTTTGATAAAGCGGATGTTGTTGTTTTGGCGGGAGATGTGAATTTGGGAACAAAAGGAATTGATTGGATAAAAACTAAAATCCAGGATAAGCCGGTGATTTATGTTCTTGGAAATCATGAATATTACAAAGGTTCTTACCCGAAAACGTTAAACAAAATAAAAGAATCGGCACAGGATTCCAATGTTTTTGTATTGGAAGATGATTTTGTGGATATTGATGGGATTCGCTTTCACGGAGCGACTTTATGGACGGATTTTTCCATTTTCGGAGATCCCAGATATTACGGATTTGTATGCCAGAACGGGATGAATGATTTTAAGCAAATCAGACGCGATCCTTCATATTCGAAAATGAGATCGATTGATATTTTTAAAATTCATCAAATATCCAGAGCCTGGCTTCAGGAAAGTCTGGAAAACTCAAAAGGTTTAAAAAATATTGTAGTGACGCATCATGCGCCAAGTCTTCAGTCGACGCCCGCACATTTTAAGGAAGATCCGTTGACATCAGCTTATGTTTCCAACCTCGAGGATTTTATTCTGGAACATCGGCCTTTGTATTGGATTCATGGGCATATTCATACGCCTTCAAGGTATAAGATCGGAGAAACGGAAGTGATTTGTAATCCGCATGGATATGTGGTAGACGAATATAACGGATATGAAAAGGAGCTGATTATAGAGGTGTAA
- a CDS encoding outer membrane beta-barrel protein codes for MKKLFSSIAVLVGLLAFAQEKKDTIRKETQIEGITVTARKPTVESKVDRTVFNVANSSILAGNTTWDVLRMTPLVSIDNNDAVKAEGESVTVYINDRKSVFTGKELKEYLKTIPADNLMKIEVITSPSSRYETAGSVINIVLKKRDDEGIKGSVTFNNRQQQKNSQYTNLNLNYHKKSFTQTLIGSYSDNSYLQKSALQSTSYADNSVTEINTVSVGRSKSPSLSSTSEFELNDKNTAGLILEYYQGNSTNSAEANGITHIDNIFNRSYTQNQWASGLSRTLGTNIFYKFYDKEKNRILDINLGSNYYGQSEDNNFVKNQLISNNSTLYETRVLSDSENRNYYVKIDYTQPLGKEWGTLEVGGKMDFNNNVIPNDLSATQMDGLSTHDIFHYEDNINSLYANYSKTFFKKLETRIGLRYEHIDYKMRQDVAGASRKDSYGAFLPNLLLKYSFSEKYDLSLTYNRNLWRPWYAEFNPFMVPNDNGFYSRGNMELEPNPSHRLYMKLGLFKKYFISARYMYTDQDYWTSYIFETNPTDPTKNKTITQPDNFKGRVQKYYLFANTNQTFLKNKLTVNVGFGWYYMDNSDFNLKNNLENARDYLSYWGGSTNISYTNLFNKNINLSAWVEISNQNNGNSYANRTNVFHNISVTKIFPKTQMEASLQLMNIFQRPNFDATTYNQTGTLRNSMQWDWYGVSLSFVKRFGNQKVKENTKTDVEKNAGGGK; via the coding sequence ATGAAGAAATTATTTTCGTCAATTGCTGTACTCGTTGGTCTTTTGGCGTTTGCGCAGGAGAAAAAAGATACCATAAGAAAAGAAACACAAATCGAAGGAATCACGGTAACCGCCAGAAAACCCACCGTAGAATCAAAAGTTGACCGCACGGTTTTCAATGTTGCCAACAGTTCTATTTTAGCGGGAAATACGACGTGGGATGTCTTGAGAATGACCCCTTTGGTAAGTATCGATAACAATGATGCTGTAAAGGCTGAGGGTGAATCGGTGACGGTTTATATTAATGACAGAAAATCTGTTTTCACAGGAAAGGAACTGAAAGAATATTTAAAGACAATTCCTGCTGATAATCTGATGAAAATTGAGGTCATTACCAGCCCTTCTTCAAGATACGAAACTGCCGGATCGGTCATTAATATTGTTTTGAAAAAAAGGGATGATGAAGGAATTAAAGGAAGTGTCACCTTCAACAACAGGCAACAGCAAAAAAATTCGCAATACACAAATCTTAATTTAAATTATCATAAAAAAAGCTTCACACAAACCTTAATTGGAAGTTACAGTGATAATAGTTATCTGCAAAAAAGCGCTCTTCAAAGCACGTCTTATGCCGATAATTCTGTTACGGAAATCAATACGGTGAGTGTCGGGAGAAGCAAAAGCCCTTCACTTTCTTCCACTTCAGAATTTGAATTAAATGACAAAAATACTGCAGGGCTTATTTTGGAATACTATCAGGGAAACTCAACAAATTCCGCAGAAGCGAACGGAATAACGCACATTGATAATATTTTTAACCGTTCTTATACACAAAACCAGTGGGCATCGGGACTCAGCCGTACTTTAGGAACCAATATTTTTTATAAATTTTACGATAAAGAAAAAAACAGAATTCTAGACATCAATCTTGGATCGAATTATTATGGTCAGTCTGAGGATAATAATTTTGTGAAAAACCAATTAATATCAAACAATTCTACTCTATACGAAACGAGAGTGCTGTCGGACAGTGAAAACAGAAATTATTATGTTAAAATTGATTATACACAGCCTTTAGGGAAAGAATGGGGAACATTGGAAGTAGGCGGAAAAATGGACTTTAACAATAATGTTATTCCCAATGATTTGTCTGCTACCCAGATGGATGGTTTGAGTACTCATGATATTTTCCATTATGAGGATAATATTAACTCGTTGTATGCGAACTACAGTAAAACTTTCTTTAAAAAACTGGAAACAAGAATAGGGCTTCGTTACGAGCATATTGATTATAAAATGCGACAGGATGTAGCAGGAGCCAGCCGGAAAGATTCTTATGGAGCTTTCCTTCCTAATTTATTGCTAAAATATTCCTTTTCTGAAAAATATGATTTAAGTCTGACCTACAACAGGAATCTCTGGCGTCCCTGGTATGCGGAGTTTAATCCCTTTATGGTTCCAAATGACAACGGATTTTACAGTCGGGGAAATATGGAGCTGGAGCCTAATCCGAGCCACAGATTGTACATGAAGCTTGGGCTTTTTAAGAAATATTTTATTTCTGCGAGATACATGTATACCGATCAGGATTACTGGACAAGTTATATTTTTGAAACCAATCCTACAGACCCTACAAAAAACAAAACGATTACCCAGCCTGATAATTTCAAAGGGAGGGTACAGAAATACTATCTTTTTGCTAATACCAATCAGACATTTTTGAAAAATAAACTGACCGTAAATGTAGGTTTTGGATGGTATTATATGGATAACAGCGATTTTAATCTTAAAAATAATCTGGAAAACGCAAGAGATTATCTAAGCTATTGGGGAGGTTCTACGAATATTTCGTATACCAACCTTTTTAACAAAAATATTAATCTGAGCGCCTGGGTAGAAATTTCAAATCAGAATAACGGAAATTCTTATGCTAACAGAACGAATGTTTTCCATAATATTTCTGTGACAAAAATTTTCCCGAAAACTCAGATGGAAGCCAGTTTACAGCTGATGAATATTTTCCAGAGACCAAATTTTGATGCTACGACCTATAATCAAACCGGAACTCTTAGAAATTCTATGCAATGGGATTGGTACGGGGTTTCGCTTTCATTCGTAAAACGTTTTGGAAACCAGAAAGTGAAAGAAAATACCAAAACCGATGTTGAGAAAAATGCTGGTGGCGGTAAGTAA